From one Saccharomyces cerevisiae S288C chromosome XVI, complete sequence genomic stretch:
- the ATG13 gene encoding serine/threonine protein kinase regulatory subunit ATG13 (Regulatory subunit of the Atg1p signaling complex; stimulates Atg1p kinase activity; required for vesicle formation during autophagy and the cytoplasm-to-vacuole targeting (Cvt) pathway; contains a HORMA domain required for autophagy and for recruitment of the phosphatidylinositol 3-kinase complex subunit Atg14p to the pre-autophagosomal structure): MVAEEDIEKQVLQLIDSFFLKTTLLICSTESSRYQSSTENIFLFDDTWFEDHSELVSELPEIISKWSHYDGRKELPPLVVETYLDLRQLNSSHLVRLKDHEGHLWNVCKGTKKQEIVMERWLIELDNSSPTFKSYSEDETDVNELSKQLVLLFRYLLTLIQLLPTTELYQLLIKSYNGPQNEGSSNPITSTGPLVSIRTCVLDGSKPILSKGRIGLSKPIINTYSNALNESNLPAHLDQKKITPVWTKFGLLRVSVSYRRDWKFEINNTNDELFSARHASVSHNSQGPQNQPEQEGQSDQDIGKRQPQFQQQQQPQQQQQQQQQQQRQHQVQTQQQRQIPDRRSLSLSPCTRANSFEPQSWQKKVYPISRPVQPFKVGSIGSQSASRNPSNSSFFNQPPVHRPSMSSNYGPQMNIEGTSVGSTSKYSSSFGNIRRHSSVKTTENAEKVSKAVKSPLQPQESQEDLMDFVKLLEEKPDLTIKKTSGNNPPNINISDSLIRYQNLKPSNDLLSEDLSVSLSMDPNHTYHRGRSDSHSPLPSISPSMHYGSLNSRMSQGANASHLIARGGGNSSTSALNSRRNSLDKSSNKQGMSGLPPIFGGESTSYHHDNKIQKYNQLGVEEDDDDENDRLLNQMGNSATKFKSSISPRSIDSISSSFIKSRIPIRQPYHYSQPTTAPFQAQAKFHKPANKLIDNGNRSNSNNNNHNGNDAVGVMHNDEDDQDDDLVFFMSDMNLSKEG, from the coding sequence ATGGTTGCCGAAGAGGACATCGAGAAGCAAGTCCTTCAATTGATAGACAGCTTTTTTCTGAAGACTACACTACTAATATGCTCCACCGAATCAAGTCGATACCAGTCTTCTACAGAAAATATATTCCTATTTGACGACACATGGTTTGAAGATCACTCAGAATTAGTGAGTGAGCTACCCGAGATAATATCAAAATGGTCTCACTACGATGGTCGAAAAGAGTTGCCACCCTTAGTGGTAGAGACATATTTGGATTTAAGACAGTTAAACTCGTCTCATTTAGTTAGATTAAAGGACCACGAAGGCCATTTGTGGAACGTTTGCAAAGGAACTAAGAAGCAGGAAATCGTGATGGAACGTTGGCTTATCGAATTAGATAATTCATCCCCAACTTTCAAATCATACAGTGAAGATGAGACTGATGTTAATGAACTTTCTAAACAGCTAGTCCTTCTCTTCCGTTATTTGTTGACTTTAATACAGTTACTACCCACAACAGAATTATACCAATTATTAATAAAGTCTTATAACGGCCCGCAAAATGAAGGAAGTTCCAATCCAATAACTTCCACGGGCCCACTAGTAAGTATCCGGACGTGTGTCCTTGACGGATCTAAACCAATTTTATCGAAGGGGAGAATAGGGTTGAGCAAACCGATTATTAATACATATTCCAATGCGCTTAACGAATCAAACCTGCCAGCCCATTTAGATCAAAAGAAGATCACACCTGTATGGACAAAGTTTGGACTCTTAAGAGTCTCGGTATCATACAGACGTGATTGGAAGTTTGAAATTAACAATACAAACGACGAATTATTTTCAGCTCGACATGCATCTGTCTCACATAACTCACAAGGACCCCAGAATCAGCCAGAACAAGAAGGACAAAGTGATCAAGACATAGGGAAACGCCAACCACAATttcaacagcagcagcagccccaacagcagcagcagcagcagcaacagcaacagaGACAACACCAGGTCCAGACACAACAACAAAGACAGATACCTGATAGGAGATCTCTTTCACTTTCTCCTTGTACAAGAGCCAATTCTTTTGAACCACAATCTTGGCAGAAGAAAGTCTATCCAATATCGAGACCTGTTCAACCATTTAAAGTTGGTTCAATTGGAAGTCAAAGTGCGAGCAGAAATCCCTCTAATTCATCGTTTTTCAACCAACCACCTGTTCATAGGCCAAGTATGAGCTCCAACTACGGGCCACAAATGAATATTGAAGGTACCAGTGTTGGAAGCACCTCAAAGTATTCCTCCTCCTTTGGGAACATTCGTCGTCACTCAAGTGTAAAGACGACAGAGAATGCTGAAAAAGTATCAAAAGCTGTAAAGAGCCCACTACAACCTCAAGAATCACAAGAAGATTTAATGGATTTTGTTAAATTACTCGAAGAAAAACCCGATCTAACTATAAAGAAGACAAGTGGAAATAATCCACCCAATATCAATATTTCTGATTCTCTAATCAGATATCAGAATTTGAAGCCAAGTAATGACTTATTAAGTGAAGATTTATCCGTAAGTTTATCCATGGATCCAAATCATACATATCACAGAGGCAGATCAGATTCCCACTCACCATTGCCTTCAATATCCCCTTCGATGCATTATGGATCGTTGAACTCGAGAATGTCTCAAGGCGCCAATGCAAGCCATTTGATTGCAAGAGGCGGTGGGAATTCATCTACTAGTGCCTTGAATAGTAGAAGGAATTCTTTAGATAAGAGCTCAAACAAGCAGGGTATGTCAGGCTTACCTCCTATTTTTGGTGGAGAGAGTACTTCATATCACCACGACAACAAAATACAAAAGTACAACCAATTAGGagtagaagaagatgatgatgacgagaATGACCGTTTGCTCAACCAAATGGGAAACAGTGCtacaaaattcaaaagttcAATATCTCCAAGATCAATTGATAGCATTTCAAGTTCTTTCATAAAAAGTAGGATACCTATCAGACAACCATACCATTACTCTCAACCAACTACTGCGCCCTTTCAAGCTCAGGCGAAATTTCATAAACCTGCAAATAAGTTAATCGATAATGGTAATAGGAGTAATagtaacaataacaatcaTAATGGGAATGATGCAGTTGGTGTGATGCATAATGACGAGGATGATCAAGATGATGATCTAGTATTTTTCATGAGTGATATGAACCTTTCTAAAGAAGGTTAA
- the PZF1 gene encoding Pzf1p (Transcription factor IIIA (TFIIIA); essential DNA binding protein required for transcription of 5S rRNA by RNA polymerase III; not involved in transcription of other RNAP III genes; nine conserved zinc fingers; may also bind 5S rRNA): MGGEVLNNEGMPLAELKQETIPISRSESSESLNSLTSTRSSSSNRPKTYFCDYDGCDKAFTRPSILTEHQLSVHQGLRAFQCDKCAKSFVKKSHLERHLYTHSDTKPFQCSYCGKGVTTRQQLKRHEVTHTKSFICPEEGCNLRFYKHPQLRAHILSVHLHKLTCPHCNKSFQRPYRLRNHISKHHDPEVENPYQCTFAGCCKEFRIWSQLQSHIKNDHPKLKCPICSKPCVGENGLQMHMIIHDDSLVTKNWKCHICPDMSFSRKHDLLTHYGSIHTEEDIPLELKYKISDIQQLVQDHGVQLGNSKHSNEQDEEKISNRLRKRRKLTENNNVEFLQNEVDLEKRLESGENGLNLLLNTVGRKYRCFYNNCSRTFKTKEKYEKHIDKHKVHELKLKILQEKEENKTLVDQNHKEPFIIQKETQSAGDK; the protein is encoded by the coding sequence ATGGGAGGAGAGGTTCTAAATAATGAAGGAATGCCACTGGCCGAACTTAAACAGGAGACCATTCCCATATCACGATCAGAGAGTTCAGAATCATTGAACAGTTTAACATCAACTAGAAGCTCATCGAGCAATAGGCCAAAGACATATTTCTGTGACTATGATGGCTGTGATAAGGCATTTACAAGACCTTCAATTTTGACTGAACACCAATTAAGCGTACATCAGGGTTTAAGAGCATTTCAGTGTGATAAGTGTGCAAAATCCTTCGTTAAAAAGAGTCACTTAGAGAGACACTTGTATACGCATTCTGATACGAAACCATTCCAATGTTCTTATTGTGGAAAAGGAGTGACGACTCGCCAGCAACTGAAGCGACACGAAGTAACGCATACCAAATCTTTCATTTGTCCAGAGGAAGGATGCAACCTCCGATTCTACAAGCATCCACAATTAAGGGCACATATTTTATCTGTTCATTTACATAAACTAACCTGTCCACACTGCAATAAAAGCTTTCAGAGGCCATATAGGCTAAGAAATCACATTTCTAAACATCACGATCCTGAGGTAGAAAATCCTTACCAATGTACTTTTGCTGGTTGTTGCAAAGAGTTTCGGATATGGTCACAATTGCAATCgcatataaaaaatgatcATCCTAAATTAAAATGTCCTATTTGTAGCAAACCATGTGTGGGGGAAAATGGTTTACAAATGCACATGATTATTCATGACGACTCACTAGTAACCAAAAATTGGAAGTGTCATATATGTCCTGATATGTCTTTTTCTAGAAAACATGATCTTCTCACGCATTATGGGTCTATTCATACGGAAGAAGATATCCCACTGGAActaaaatataaaatttctGATATTCAACAACTTGTCCAAGACCACGGAGTTCAACTGGGGAATAGCAAACACTCGAATGAGCAGGATGAAGAGAAGATTTCCAATAGGTTGaggaaaaggagaaaacTTACcgaaaacaataatgtAGAGTTTTTACAGAATGAAGTGGATTTAGAAAAGCGACTTGAGTCTGGTGAAAATGGGCTAAACCTTTTATTGAATACCgttggaagaaaatacaGATGCTTTTACAATAATTGTTCTAGGACTTTCAagacaaaggaaaaatacgAGAAACATATAGACAAGCACAAAGTACATGAGCTAAagttaaaaatattacaggaaaaggaagaaaataaaacgcTAGTGGACCAGAACCATAAGGAACCTTTTATAATTCAAAAGGAAACGCAGTCAGCGGGTGACAAataa
- the RPO26 gene encoding DNA-directed RNA polymerase core subunit RPO26 (RNA polymerase subunit ABC23; common to RNA polymerases I, II, and III; part of central core; similar to bacterial omega subunit), translating to MSDYEEAFNDGNENFEDFDVEHFSDEETYEEKPQFKDGETTDANGKTIVTGGNGPEDFQQHEQIRRKTLKEKAIPKDQRATTPYMTKYERARILGTRALQISMNAPVFVDLEGETDPLRIAMKELAEKKIPLVIRRYLPDGSFEDWSVEELIVDL from the exons ATGTCAGACTACGAGGAGGC GTTTAACGACGGTAATGAGAACTTCgaagattttgatgtagAGCATTTTTCTGATGAGGAGACTTATGAGGAAAAACCTCAATTCAAGGATGGTGAAACAACCGATGCCAACGGTAAGACCATCGTTACTGGTGGTAATGGCCCAGAAGATTTTCAACAGCATGAGCaaataagaagaaagacACTTAAGGAAAAGGCCATCCCAAAAGACCAAAGAGCAACTACTCCATACATGACCAAATATGAAAGGGCAAGAATTTTAGGTACAAGAGCCCTACAAATTTCCATGAATGCGCCAGTTTTTGTAGATTTAGAAGGTGAAACTGATCCATTGCGTATTGCCATGAAGGAGTTggctgaaaagaaaattcctTTGGTTATTAGAAGATATTTACCAGATGGTTCCTTTGAGGACTGGAGTGTGGAGGAACTCATTGTGGATTTGTGA
- the MLC2 gene encoding Mlc2p (Regulatory light chain for the type II myosin Myo1p; binds to an IQ motif of Myo1p, localization to the bud neck depends on Myo1p; involved in the disassembly of the Myo1p ring) — translation MDHSESLTFNQLTQDYINKLKDAFQMLDEDEDGLISRGDLTKIYATLGKTLTDEEWSKMVPDNDTSTAEVGEEGVSFPIFLSIMGKNLSQFPEREELEESLKAIGRGHDLNVPLNEVIDSLKEAGFENPEEEFAKLFKLFTTNQQATEERTFRGKLFLDSITD, via the coding sequence ATGGACCATAGTGAATCGCTAACGTTTAACCAACTTACGCAGGACTACATAAATAAACTCAAAGATGCTTTCCAAATGCTGGATGAGGATGAGGATGGTCTGATTAGTAGGGGAGATCTTACCAAGATATATGCAACATTGGGGAAGACATTGACAGATGAGGAATGGTCCAAAATGGTACCTGACAATGACACCAGTACCGCGGAAGTTGGAGAAGAAGGTGTAAGCTTTCCCATATTCTTATCTATCATGGGGAAGAACTTATCGCAGTTTCCCGAGCGTgaagaattggaagaaagtTTAAAAGCCATTGGAAGAGGACACGATTTAAACGTTCCCTTGAATGAGGTCATTGATTCTTTAAAGGAAGCCGGTTTTGAAAATCCTGAGGAAGAATTTGctaaacttttcaaattgtttACTACAAATCAGCAAGCGACCGAAGAGAGAACTTTCAGAGGTAAGCTTTTCTTAGATTCAATCACCGATTAA
- the SKI3 gene encoding SKI complex subunit tetratricopeptide repeat protein SKI3 (Ski complex component and TPR protein; mediates 3'-5' RNA degradation by the cytoplasmic exosome; null mutants have superkiller phenotype of increased viral dsRNAs and are synthetic lethal with mutations in 5'-3' mRNA decay; role in preventing L-A mycovirus pathogenesis; mutations in the human ortholog, TTC37, causes Syndromic diarrhea/Trichohepatoenteric (SD/THE) syndrome), with protein MSDIKQLLKEAKQELTNRDYEETIEISEKVLKLDPDNYFAHIFLGKALSSLPASNNVSSNRNLERATNHYVSAAKLVPDNLLAWKGLFLLFRTTEVVPDILSYDEYFDLCGQYADALLKQEQSQVELINDIKLLKKTHPDCQKAFYQHLKPGSLMAETIGRHLSTPQDALLNLIKILSNIETTEIGKTLSQNRLKLKASDPDYQIKLNSFSWEIIKNSEIDQLYNQLVNILADDQKRSEIENQWLEYRIKVLKSMPLDVKKDFFTKVKEMVEDMVLVNHQSLLAWQKYFEWTDYEDLDNMDAPLIIKYFKKFPKDPLAMILYSWLSSKLSKYDIKSLESANKPPEGHKKTEKETDIKDVDETNEDEVKDRVEDEVKDRVEDEVKDQDEEAKEDEEEDLDDIEIGLLEEEVVTVLTENIVKCKNNILAHRILCQYYLLTKEYEAALPYIKNGISLIAYNIKDLGVHLPLTKREFSLDLATVYTYVDAPKDHNAALKLYDNILSGDFSNIQAKMGKGIIFIERKNWKDAMTLLTQVHEQSPNNLEVLSELSWSKAHMGYMDEALAGLDTVIKGIKGMDLRSIDFRALNLWRQAKVYIMKHASINDAKQENVKCAFKLLIQSIKILDTFAPGFSTLGDIYCHYYKDHLRAFKCYFKAFDLDAGDYTAAKYITETYASKPNWQAASSIASRLIKGEKAKAELRSNNWPFRVVGIAHLEKQEESDSIEWFQSALRVDPNDVESWVGLGQAYHACGRIEASIKVFDKAIQLRPSHTFAQYFKAISLCDVGEYLESLDILEKVCQEAATEESFQIGLVEVLMRCSLDLYSQGFLLKSVSIAKDTIERIKIIISELKCENQQVWIYLSQVLRLFIWIESKVDTLPVESLVSIFENSQFSGSEEIDSVDNIKIDTLLDSTTDDNVSIACKFLILASKYSVSDQKFTDIAGTVRASYWYNIGISELTAFITLKEPQYRDAAIFAFKKSIQLQSNTSETWIGLGIATMDINFRVSQHCFIKATALEPKATNTWFNLAMLGLKKKDTEFAQQVLNKLQSLAPQDSSPWLGMALILEEQGDIIGSSKLFAHSFILSNGRSKAAQFMYAKNVLENHINNGDDERDIETVEKLTTASIALEQFFKKSPDSQFALQCALLTLERLHHYENANELANRLIGILEKKFEKTQDERELFNFAIIKGQFARIHLGLGNFELSIENADLSQGIISESSDEKSMKTKISNHICLGLSYFFLNDFDQTLNQFQELLSISKDSKHLVVLIAKVLYDVGESDTKEIALQELTEYIATSGADLLVTLTIAAMSILDDKREDLSIILEELKALPLSKQIIDKHKDAPYLIEEITKRLYRNDTGKQVWQRSAYFFPNNLKVWERLDKNIQRRIASNGQNKVTAEEMSKLYCESKNLRSIQRGMFLCPWNVTAVKALNECF; from the coding sequence ATGTCGGATATTAAACAGCTATTGAAGGAAGCCAAACAAGAATTGACAAATCGTGACTATGAAGAGACCATCGAAATATCGGAAAAGGTTCTTAAACTAGATCCCGATAATTATTTCGCACATATTTTTCTAGGGAAAGCACTTTCGAGTCTTCCAGCTAGTAATAATGTCAGTTCAAATCGGAACCTGGAGAGAGCTACTAATCATTACGTGTCCGCTGCCAAATTAGTTCCTGATAACCTTTTAGCGTGGAAAGGactttttctcttatttAGAACCACTGAGGTTGTCCCAGACATACTTTCGTATGATGAATATTTTGACCTGTGTGGCCAATATGCAGACGCACTTTTAAAGCAGGAACAGTCTCAAGTAGAACTAATAAATGACATAAAATTACTAAAGAAAACGCATCCAGATTGTCAAAAAGCCTTTTATCAGCATTTGAAACCTGGGTCGCTAATGGCGGAAACTATTGGTCGTCATCTATCTACACCCCAGGACGCTTTATTAAATCTTATAAAGATACTGTCTAATATTGAAACAACGGAAATAGGTAAGACCCTTAGTCAGAACAGGTTAAAACTAAAAGCTAGTGATCCTGATTATCAAATTAAACTAAATTCATTCTCCTGGGaaataattaaaaattcagaaattGATCAGTTATACAACCAGTTGGTAAATATTCTCGCTGACGATCAAAAGAGAAGTGAAATTGAGAACCAGTGGTTAGAATATAGAATCAAAGTGCTAAAATCAATGCCGCTGgatgtaaaaaaagattttttcacGAAAGTTAAGGAAATGGTCGAGGATATGGTTCTTGTGAATCATCAATCTTTGCTTGCATGGCAAAAGTATTTCGAATGGACAGATTACGAAGATCTGGACAACATGGATGCCCCATTGATAATAAAGTACTTTAAGAAATTTCCTAAAGATCCATTGGCCATGATCCTCTATTCCTGGCTTTCCTCAAAACTATCGAAATATGATATTAAAAGTTTGGAATCGGCTAATAAACCACCTGAAGGCCATAAAAAGACGGAGAAGGAAACAGATATTAAGGATGTAGATGAGacaaatgaagatgaagttAAAGATCGCgttgaagatgaagttAAAGATCgtgttgaagatgaagtCAAAGATCAAGATGAGGAGGCaaaggaagatgaagaagaagaccTTGATGATATAGAAATTGGTTTATTAGAGGAAGAGGTTGTCACTGTATTGACGGAGAATATCGtaaaatgtaaaaataatatcTTAGCGCATCGCATTCTTTGTCAATATTACCTACTGACCAAGGAGTATGAGGCAGCTTTACCATACAtcaaaaatggtatttctttaattgCCTATAATATAAAGGACCTGGGGGTACATTTGCCATTAACAAAAAGAGAATTTTCTCTGGATTTGGCTACCGTTTATACATATGTCGATGCCCCAAAGGACCACAATGCTGCATTAAAGTTATATGATAACATTTTATCCGGTGATTTTAGTAATATACAAGCAAAAATGGGCAAAGGtataatttttattgaaaggaaaaattggaaGGATGCTATGACATTACTAACACAGGTGCATGAACAATCGCCTAATAATCTGGAAGTTTTATCTGAACTGTCATGGAGTAAAGCCCATATGGGTTATATGGACGAGGCATTAGCTGGCTTAGATACTGTCATCAAGGGTATCAAAGGTATGGATTTACGTTCGATAGATTTCAGAGCATTAAACTTATGGAGGCAAGCCAAAGTTTACATTATGAAGCATGCTTCCATTAACGATGCTAAACAGGAAAACGTCAAGTGCGCATTCAAATTACTCATTCAGAGTATTAAAATATTGGACACTTTTGCTCCCGGATTTTCGACACTGGGCGATATTTATTGCCACTATTATAAAGACCATTTGAGGGCCTTCAAATGTTATTTCAAAGCTTTCGATCTGGATGCGGGGGATTACACAGCAGCGAAGTATATTACCGAAACTTATGCAAGCAAGCCCAATTGGCAAGCTGCTTCTTCCATCGCTTCAAGATTAATTAAAGGTGAAAAAGCAAAGGCAGAACTGCGCTCAAATAACTGGCCCTTTAGGGTCGTAGGGATTGCTCATTTGGAAAAGCAAGAAGAAAGTGATTCTATTGAGTGGTTTCAATCTGCTTTACGTGTTGATCCAAATGATGTAGAGTCATGGGTGGGCCTGGGACAAGCATACCACGCGTGTGGTCGTATAGAAGCATCTATCAAAGTTTTTGACAAGGCAATTCAATTAAGGCCCTCTCATACTTTTGCCCAATACTTTAAAGCTATTTCTCTATGTGACGTAGGTGAATATCTTGAAAGTTTAGACATTCTGGAAAAGGTATGTCAAGAAGCCGCTACAGAAGAGTCATTCCAAATTGGTTTAGTGGAAGTGCTTATGAGATGTTCCTTGGATTTATATTCGCAAGGGTTCTTGCTCAAATCAGTTTCAATTGCAAAGGACACTATTGAACGGATCAAGATAATTATCAGTGAATTAAAATGTGAGAACCAACAGGTTTGGATCTACCTTTCACAAGTACTGAGATTATTTATTTGGATAGAGTCAAAGGTTGATACTTTACCTGTTGAATCACTAGtatcaatttttgaaaattctcAATTTTCTGGTagtgaagaaattgattcTGTCGACAATATCAAAATCGATACTTTACTCGATAGCACTACTGATGATAATGTGTCCATTGCGTGCAAGTTTTTGATCTTAGCTTCAAAATATAGTGTTTCGgatcaaaaatttacagATATAGCAGGAACGGTCAGGGCCTCATACTGGTATAATATAGGTATCTCAGAGCTTACTGCTTTCATAACATTGAAAGAACCGCAGTATAGAGATGCTGctatttttgcttttaaGAAATCCATTCAATTACAGTCTAATACAAGTGAAACTTGGATTGGTCTAGGGATAGCCACTATGGACATCAACTTTCGTGTCTCTCAACATTGCTTTATTAAAGCAACTGCTTTGGAACCGAAGGCGACAAATACATGGTTCAACTTGGCTATGCTAggtttaaagaaaaaggataCTGAATTTGCTCAACAGGTTCTGAATAAATTACAAAGCCTTGCCCCACAAGATTCGTCACCTTGGCTAGGTATGGCCTTGATTCTTGAGGAACAAGGAGACATTATCGGAAGTTCTAAACTTTTTGCACACTCCTTCATATTATCTAATGGAAGGTCAAAGGCTGCGCAATTTATGTATGCTAAAAATGTCCTTGAGAATCACATTAATAATGGTGACGATGAAAGAGATATTGAGACAGTGGAAAAACTAACCACTGCTTCAATAGCTTTAGAgcagtttttcaaaaaaagtccTGATAGTCAATTTGCTCTTCAATGTGCTCTTCTAACTCTTGAAAGGTTACATCACTATGAAAATGCAAACGAACTGGCTAATCGGTTGATAGGcattttggaaaaaaagtttgagAAAACTCAAGATGAAAGAGAACTGTTTAATTTTGCGATAATTAAAGGACAATTCGCTCGTATTCACTTAGGTTTAGGAAATTTCGAACTCTCTATTGAAAACGCTGATCTTTCTCAAGGTATTATATCTGAATCGAGCGACGaaaaatcaatgaaaaCCAAAATATCCAATCACATTTGCTTAGGATTAAGTTATTTCTTCTTAAACGACTTTGATCAGACTTTGAACCAATTCCAAGAACTGCTAAGCATTTCAAAGGATTCTAAGCACCTAGTTGTTTTAATTGCGAAGGTGCTTTATGATGTAGGTGAATCTGACACAAAGGAAATTGCTTTACAGGAACTAACAGAATATATAGCCACAAGCGGCGCAGACTTGTTAGTAACACTAACGATTGCAGCTATGTCAATTCTAGACGATAAGCGTGAAGATTTAAGCATTATTTtagaagaattgaaagCTTTGCCATTATCCAAACAAATAATAGATAAGCACAAAGACGCACCATATCTGATAGAAGAAATTACTAAGAGACTTTATCGTAACGATACCGGTAAACAAGTATGGCAAAGGAGTGCGTACTTTTTCCCTAATAACCTCAAGGTTTGGGAGAGATTAGATAAGAATATTCAACGAAGAATAGCTTCTAATGGACAAAATAAAGTTACTGCGGAGGAGATGAGTAAACTATATTGTGAGAGTAAGAATTTGAGAAGCATACAAAGAGGTATGTTTTTGTGCCCTTGGAACGTTACTGCAGTGAAGGCGCTAAACGAATGTTTCTAA